In Patescibacteria group bacterium, the following are encoded in one genomic region:
- a CDS encoding DHHA1 domain-containing protein: MGVVGIVAGRICEEYNRPTLICGKGLIESVGSARSIPAFDIIDAISSCKNLLLEYGGHKQAAGFSLKNENFEKFHKKLEKIATEKIDEKDLQPVIEIDSEVDFKDVNWNLYERLLDFEPHGIGNRKPVFLAKDIQVINAYPVGKTKKHLKMKIKSNSDSRIFDVIGFNHGHRVEELNKKGKMDIVFNLDCNEWNGEKILQLRLVDFRISL; this comes from the coding sequence TTGGGCGTTGTAGGTATTGTGGCTGGCAGGATTTGTGAAGAATATAATCGGCCAACTTTGATTTGTGGTAAGGGCTTGATTGAATCTGTTGGATCAGCTAGAAGTATTCCTGCTTTTGATATTATTGACGCTATTTCTTCTTGTAAAAATTTGTTATTAGAATATGGCGGACATAAACAAGCAGCTGGCTTTTCTTTGAAAAATGAAAATTTTGAAAAATTTCATAAAAAATTAGAAAAAATTGCAACAGAAAAAATAGATGAAAAAGATTTACAGCCAGTAATTGAAATTGACAGCGAAGTTGATTTTAAAGATGTGAATTGGAATTTGTATGAAAGATTATTAGATTTTGAACCTCATGGAATTGGAAATCGAAAGCCGGTTTTTTTGGCAAAAGATATTCAAGTTATTAATGCTTATCCTGTTGGCAAAACAAAAAAGCATTTAAAAATGAAAATTAAGTCTAATTCCGATAGTCGGATTTTTGATGTGATTGGTTTTAATCATGGACATAGAGTAGAGGAGTTAAATAAAAAAGGTAAAATGGATATTGTTTTTAATTTGGATTGTAATGAATGGAATGGAGAAAAGATTTTGCAGTTGAGACTTGTTGATTTTAGGATTTCACTCTAA
- a CDS encoding chitobiase/beta-hexosaminidase C-terminal domain-containing protein has protein sequence MYFFNTKINKKVRGGGLNGKVKFFSISKYKILLSLFFVLGVCFCFGKITFAYPPYTPNSDLVVVGPYDTAPTSGVKNIGDGVGDGVAKRYWLNGGQKYRIRQNGTISKAKVWVPNSNGTFTFFQIQIWRPNGTNFDLVGESENFYSSITKNQVNEITLSSPISNVQEGDYYGIVISMNGDTGSMYARSGLTGVNLYYTSTTPSDTNYNWLANSKLSGYAIPLELYMQAPQGVFIGDSIVAGHPANYSFLETTATTDISSTIEKQFSNLTGYTYQNMGIGSQTTSNISARFTNDALNLKPRFIVVEGGVNDLAGSVDKSVFIANWTSMLDAVQADDDITTIIILKILPWTDGTNIQMQTRDDWNASLVTLSSGYSKAIVVDASTYVGQFRAGGDVGNLWDIQLAYDESGVHFNQAGNSQIAQAIADALDSDAPVTTALPLGGIYNSFKTVTLSCDDGSGQGCNKTYYTIDGTDPTTSSPEYTVPLDISSNTTLKFFSVDVVDNQESVKTEVYVIDTESPVTTATPAGGTYDSVQVVTLTTDEAATTYYTLDGTDPTILSLVYSLPITISETSVLKFFSVDNVGNSESVKTEEYIINTEAPFIPFIEKLNLENVILNQTYQSQQNNADLLFYLLPKQKVIKDLYIKLIRNKKKHLNGFTKKNSYPGYLKLLSNIGTVKKAYQKNVNKHINFRVSVRYSKTKLNKTNIKEKNLRLFIKDRDGIWRGPYRIYQNKTTHTLKFKIRNYLVRQPKNPVPNPLDVKTKNRPFAPSFYFRTLKKIKFVIAEKNTLSKLTNSETSDSQDFDFE, from the coding sequence ATGTATTTTTTTAATACAAAAATAAACAAAAAAGTACGAGGGGGGGGGCTTAATGGAAAGGTAAAATTTTTTAGTATTTCAAAATACAAGATTCTTTTGAGTCTTTTTTTTGTTTTGGGGGTTTGTTTTTGTTTTGGTAAAATAACGTTTGCTTATCCACCCTATACACCAAATTCTGATTTAGTTGTTGTGGGTCCTTATGATACTGCACCAACAAGTGGAGTAAAAAATATAGGTGATGGAGTAGGCGATGGAGTTGCTAAACGTTATTGGTTAAACGGCGGTCAAAAATACAGAATTCGGCAGAATGGAACCATTAGTAAAGCTAAGGTCTGGGTACCAAACTCTAATGGAACATTTACTTTTTTTCAAATTCAAATATGGAGACCAAATGGAACAAATTTTGATTTAGTAGGAGAATCGGAAAATTTTTATTCTTCAATTACAAAAAATCAAGTTAATGAGATCACTTTATCTTCTCCTATCTCCAATGTTCAAGAAGGAGATTATTATGGAATTGTAATTTCGATGAATGGTGATACTGGGTCAATGTATGCAAGAAGTGGTTTGACCGGAGTCAATCTATACTATACTTCGACGACGCCTAGTGATACTAATTATAATTGGTTGGCAAATTCTAAACTATCAGGATATGCTATTCCACTAGAATTATATATGCAAGCGCCACAGGGTGTTTTTATCGGTGATTCTATTGTGGCTGGTCATCCTGCTAATTATAGTTTCTTAGAAACTACAGCAACAACAGATATTAGTTCTACTATTGAGAAACAATTTAGTAATCTTACAGGATATACTTATCAAAATATGGGTATTGGTTCACAGACAACTTCTAACATATCTGCTCGTTTTACCAATGATGCATTAAATTTAAAACCTAGATTTATAGTAGTTGAAGGAGGAGTAAATGATTTAGCTGGAAGTGTAGATAAGTCTGTTTTTATTGCAAATTGGACGAGCATGTTGGATGCGGTACAAGCAGATGATGATATAACAACAATAATAATTTTGAAAATCTTACCTTGGACAGATGGAACAAATATTCAAATGCAAACTAGAGATGATTGGAACGCATCATTAGTTACTTTGTCATCAGGATATTCAAAGGCTATAGTTGTTGATGCGAGTACTTATGTGGGGCAGTTTCGTGCAGGTGGTGATGTTGGAAATCTTTGGGATATACAACTCGCTTATGATGAGTCGGGAGTACATTTTAATCAAGCAGGAAATTCTCAAATAGCACAAGCAATTGCCGATGCATTAGATAGTGATGCTCCAGTTACAACTGCTCTTCCATTAGGGGGAATATATAACAGTTTTAAAACAGTAACTTTATCTTGTGATGATGGTAGCGGACAAGGATGTAATAAAACATATTACACAATTGACGGGACAGATCCAACTACAAGCTCACCTGAATATACTGTTCCTCTAGATATTTCTTCTAATACTACTTTAAAATTCTTTTCAGTTGATGTTGTTGATAACCAAGAATCAGTAAAAACAGAAGTTTATGTTATTGACACAGAATCACCAGTAACAACTGCTACTCCAGCTGGTGGAACATACGATAGCGTTCAAGTAGTTACTTTGACAACAGATGAAGCAGCAACAACATATTACACATTAGATGGCACAGATCCAACAATTTTATCGTTAGTCTATTCTTTGCCAATCACAATTTCTGAAACATCAGTTCTTAAATTTTTTTCAGTTGATAATGTTGGAAATTCCGAAAGTGTAAAAACTGAAGAATATATTATTAATACTGAAGCTCCATTTATTCCTTTCATTGAAAAACTTAATTTAGAAAACGTAATTCTAAATCAAACCTATCAAAGTCAACAAAACAATGCAGATCTTCTTTTCTATCTTCTTCCTAAACAAAAAGTAATCAAAGATCTATATATTAAATTAATCAGAAACAAGAAGAAACACCTTAATGGTTTTACAAAAAAGAATAGTTATCCAGGTTATTTAAAACTATTATCAAATATTGGTACAGTAAAAAAAGCTTATCAAAAAAATGTTAATAAGCATATTAATTTTAGAGTCTCTGTTAGATATTCTAAAACAAAATTAAACAAGACTAACATCAAAGAAAAGAATCTAAGATTATTTATTAAAGATCGAGATGGTATTTGGCGAGGACCATACAGAATTTATCAAAACAAAACAACTCATACTCTAAAATTTAAGATTAGAAATTATTTAGTTAGACAACCGAAAAATCCTGTTCCAAATCCACTTGATGTCAAAACAAAAAATAGACCATTTGCGCCATCATTTTACTTTAGAACTTTGAAAAAGATTAAATTCGTAATTGCAGAGAAAAATACATTATCTAAATTAACAAATTCTGAAACATCGGATAGCCAAGATTTTGATTTTGAATAA
- a CDS encoding ribonuclease HI family protein gives MATTDYIDSKKTKELDIYTDGGSRGNPGNAAIGVVIYNSDGLAVEKVSEYIGEATNNQAEYNALIVGLQEAQNYKAKSVHCYLDSELVVKQMKGQYKVKNENMKPLFTVVQGLIKNFESVKFTHIPREKNKEADRLVNLALDKAKKS, from the coding sequence ATGGCAACAACAGATTATATTGATAGTAAGAAAACTAAAGAATTAGATATTTATACTGATGGCGGATCCAGAGGAAATCCTGGCAATGCAGCAATTGGAGTGGTGATTTATAATTCTGATGGTTTGGCAGTTGAAAAAGTTTCTGAATATATTGGTGAAGCAACAAATAATCAAGCGGAATATAATGCGTTGATTGTTGGTTTGCAAGAAGCGCAGAATTATAAAGCAAAATCTGTTCATTGTTATTTGGATAGTGAATTAGTTGTAAAACAGATGAAAGGACAGTACAAAGTTAAGAATGAAAATATGAAACCTTTATTTACAGTTGTCCAAGGATTAATTAAAAATTTTGAAAGTGTGAAATTTACGCATATTCCTCGCGAGAAAAATAAAGAAGCGGATCGTCTTGTTAATTTGGCATTGGATAAAGCAAAAAAAAGTTAG
- a CDS encoding sugar transferase → MKRSELFFTAALVPLDFLMLLLAAVSAYFLRFTSYFVDLREVKFDMPFAKFIVFVSIIALAWLIIFAFLGLYDVKKKRRFVDDLYLVFVAVSTGMAAIFAYLFFSQELFGSRFIVLFVWLFSIVYVVIARQFVKIFQKWLYRFNIGVHRVVLVGLNSISQSIVKYLTEKKYSGYKVVARIKSFDETVEGTLERISQRKGIDEIIQIDPKLPKGQVLSLIDFADERKIDFKYAPDLFGTQATNIDVETFYGVPIVYLRRTPLDGWGRIIKRIIDFILALILLIILSPIFFLVALIIKIDSRGPVFVRLKRVKKDGEFYIFKFRSMVKNAHKMKKELLKYSDRKGPLFKMKDDPRVTRVGRILRKTRIDELPQLMNVVCNEMSLIGPRPHEPQEVEKYTKHQRRVLEIKPGMTGMAQVSGASDLSFNEEVRLDTYYIEDWSLLLDLQIFLKTIIIVITMHGAA, encoded by the coding sequence ATGAAACGATCTGAATTATTTTTTACTGCGGCATTAGTACCACTTGACTTTTTAATGTTATTATTGGCTGCTGTTTCAGCTTATTTTTTGAGATTCACTTCTTACTTTGTAGATCTTCGAGAAGTAAAATTTGATATGCCGTTTGCAAAATTTATAGTATTTGTTTCTATTATTGCTTTGGCTTGGTTAATAATTTTTGCCTTTTTGGGATTATATGATGTAAAAAAGAAAAGAAGATTTGTTGATGATTTATATTTAGTTTTTGTTGCAGTTTCAACTGGCATGGCAGCAATATTTGCATATTTGTTTTTTTCACAAGAATTATTTGGGTCGCGTTTCATTGTTTTATTTGTATGGTTGTTCAGTATTGTCTATGTTGTTATTGCAAGACAATTTGTAAAAATTTTTCAAAAATGGCTTTATAGATTCAACATTGGCGTTCATCGAGTAGTTTTAGTTGGTCTTAATTCAATCAGTCAAAGCATAGTTAAATATTTAACCGAAAAAAAATATTCTGGCTATAAAGTGGTGGCAAGAATAAAAAGTTTTGATGAAACAGTTGAAGGAACATTGGAAAGAATTTCTCAACGAAAAGGCATTGATGAAATTATTCAGATAGATCCAAAATTACCAAAAGGCCAAGTATTATCTTTGATTGATTTTGCTGATGAAAGAAAAATTGATTTTAAATATGCTCCAGATCTTTTTGGAACTCAAGCAACGAATATTGATGTTGAAACTTTTTATGGCGTACCGATTGTATATTTAAGGAGAACTCCTTTGGATGGATGGGGTAGAATTATAAAAAGAATAATTGATTTTATTTTAGCATTAATTTTATTGATTATTTTATCGCCAATATTTTTTTTAGTCGCATTAATTATAAAAATTGATTCACGAGGTCCAGTGTTTGTGAGATTGAAGCGTGTTAAAAAAGATGGAGAATTCTATATTTTTAAATTCAGGTCAATGGTTAAAAATGCGCATAAAATGAAAAAGGAATTATTAAAATATAGTGATAGAAAGGGTCCATTATTTAAGATGAAGGATGATCCTCGAGTTACCAGGGTTGGCAGAATTTTGAGAAAAACAAGAATTGATGAATTACCGCAATTGATGAATGTTGTTTGCAATGAAATGAGCTTAATCGGTCCAAGACCGCATGAGCCACAAGAGGTTGAAAAATATACAAAACATCAAAGAAGAGTTTTGGAAATAAAACCTGGAATGACTGGAATGGCTCAAGTTTCTGGAGCTTCAGATCTTAGTTTTAATGAAGAAGTTAGATTAGATACTTATTATATTGAAGATTGGTCATTGTTATTAGATTTACAGATTTTTTTAAAAACAATTATTATTGTTATAACAATGCATGGAGCAGCGTAG
- a CDS encoding glycosyltransferase: protein MKVALVHDFLNQVGGAEKVLEIFHEIFPRAPVYTITYDEKETRGVFKHLNIKTSFIQRLPFGVKQYKWYISMMPAAIEQFDFSKYDIVLSDCSAFSKGVIVRPETLHISYVHSPTRYLWNDTHSYTEEIKQPGVIKKMLPLVLQKIRTWDQLAALRVDKMIANSKTVSERIEKYYKRKSDIIYPPVETDKYYISNDIDDYFLVVSRLRPYKRVDLVVEAFNALRLPLKVIGTGEELETLKKMANDNIEFLGPVSDKEKAYYLSRCKAFIHPQEEDFGITALEAMASGRPVIAYKKGGAVETVIPGKSGILFEDQSPWSLVDAVRDFDSKNFNPEEIRKRALDFDIKLFKDRIEKYIFDSYREFKDSRENYYKIN, encoded by the coding sequence ATGAAGGTCGCTTTAGTACATGATTTTTTAAATCAAGTTGGTGGAGCTGAAAAAGTTTTGGAAATTTTTCATGAAATTTTTCCGAGAGCTCCTGTCTATACAATTACCTACGATGAAAAAGAAACTCGGGGTGTTTTTAAGCACTTAAATATTAAGACGTCTTTTATTCAACGTTTGCCTTTTGGTGTCAAACAATACAAATGGTATATTTCAATGATGCCGGCAGCAATTGAGCAATTTGATTTTTCTAAATATGATATTGTTTTATCTGATTGTTCTGCTTTTTCAAAAGGCGTGATTGTTCGACCAGAGACTTTGCATATTAGCTATGTTCATTCACCAACAAGATATCTTTGGAATGATACGCACAGCTATACTGAAGAAATAAAACAACCAGGTGTTATCAAAAAAATGTTGCCTTTAGTATTGCAAAAAATTAGGACTTGGGATCAATTGGCAGCTTTGAGAGTTGATAAAATGATTGCAAATTCCAAAACTGTTTCAGAAAGAATTGAAAAATATTATAAAAGAAAAAGTGATATTATTTATCCGCCAGTTGAAACAGACAAATATTATATTTCTAATGACATTGATGATTATTTTTTGGTTGTCTCTAGACTTCGTCCATACAAGCGAGTTGATTTAGTTGTTGAAGCTTTTAATGCATTGCGTTTGCCTTTGAAAGTAATCGGCACAGGAGAAGAATTAGAAACTTTAAAGAAAATGGCAAATGATAATATTGAATTTTTAGGTCCAGTTTCTGATAAAGAAAAAGCTTATTATCTTTCAAGATGCAAGGCGTTTATTCATCCGCAAGAAGAAGATTTTGGTATTACAGCTCTGGAAGCAATGGCATCTGGTAGACCAGTAATTGCTTATAAAAAAGGCGGAGCAGTGGAAACTGTAATTCCTGGTAAGAGCGGTATTCTATTTGAAGATCAATCGCCTTGGAGTTTAGTTGATGCAGTTCGTGATTTTGATTCGAAAAATTTTAATCCAGAAGAAATTAGAAAAAGAGCTTTGGATTTTGATATTAAATTATTTAAAGATAGAATTGAAAAATATATTTTTGATTCTTATCGAGAATTTAAAGATAGCAGAGAAAATTATTATAAAATAAATTAA
- a CDS encoding Wzz/FepE/Etk N-terminal domain-containing protein: MNPKNYIQVVLRHKFTIIACIVLCGLAALIYAYVKPQSFSSNISMSFHRVNKEATVDYQYDNYYAGKAVEIVSNTVAGWLQTPNIVQEIYTTANVTPDDIYKDAKKFKPKQVSAHQVEMRLTNKNRQDLEKLSKATVSVMKNKVANLEVTNEQKNAFDVISEDPIITEVKYSPLMLTLIGLVAGLFVGIGLAFLWEYFRDESN; encoded by the coding sequence ATGAATCCAAAGAATTATATTCAAGTAGTTTTAAGGCACAAATTTACAATAATTGCGTGTATTGTTTTGTGCGGTTTGGCAGCGTTGATTTATGCTTATGTAAAGCCTCAATCTTTTAGTTCAAATATTTCAATGTCTTTTCATAGAGTGAACAAAGAGGCAACAGTTGATTATCAATATGATAATTATTATGCTGGCAAGGCTGTAGAAATTGTTTCTAATACTGTTGCTGGATGGTTGCAAACTCCAAATATTGTTCAGGAAATTTATACAACAGCAAATGTTACTCCTGATGATATTTATAAAGATGCAAAGAAATTTAAACCAAAACAAGTTTCTGCTCATCAAGTAGAAATGAGATTAACTAATAAAAATAGGCAAGATTTGGAAAAATTATCAAAAGCAACTGTGTCTGTTATGAAAAATAAAGTTGCAAATTTGGAAGTAACAAATGAACAGAAAAATGCTTTTGATGTGATTTCTGAAGATCCAATAATTACAGAAGTAAAATATAGTCCATTAATGTTGACTTTGATTGGACTTGTGGCTGGATTATTTGTGGGCATTGGATTAGCATTTTTGTGGGAGTATTTTAGAGATGAAAGTAACTAG
- a CDS encoding glycosyltransferase family 1 protein, with product MIIGIDIRSLMEGKRSGVQQYLINLMRNLFVIDSKNQYKLFCNAYKKNSLDVSEFEKFPNVKVCKFNYPNKVLNTSFWLLKYPKIDSLIKDLDIFFAPNILFSAISPNCKFVTTIHDLSFDYFRRFYSMKRRFWHNIVGPKKKIKKSDAVICVSESTANDLINKYGVSKDKVHVVYSGIENRQQETENRKLDIKNKYNLSDNFVLFLGAMEPRKNIVGLIEAFELLKKQENNKTKKQTDYKLQITNNFQNLKLVVAGSSGWLEKRVNKIYEQSKFKNDIMFLGYVDEKDKSALYSLAKLFVYPSFYEGFGFPPLEAMACNCPVVTSNVGSLSEVCEKAAILVDPYNVNEIFEAMKQGLSDEKLRKYLIAEGQKQVVKFNWQNCARETLKVFEMLNS from the coding sequence ATGATAATCGGTATCGATATAAGATCATTAATGGAAGGGAAAAGAAGCGGAGTACAGCAATATCTGATTAATTTAATGCGCAATTTGTTTGTTATAGATTCTAAAAATCAATACAAACTATTTTGTAATGCTTATAAAAAAAATAGTTTGGATGTCAGTGAATTTGAAAAATTTCCTAACGTCAAAGTTTGCAAATTTAATTATCCTAATAAGGTTTTGAATACTAGTTTCTGGTTGTTGAAATATCCAAAGATCGATAGTTTGATCAAAGATTTGGATATTTTTTTTGCGCCAAATATTTTGTTTTCAGCCATTTCTCCTAATTGTAAATTTGTAACAACAATTCATGATTTGTCATTTGATTATTTTAGACGATTTTATTCAATGAAGCGGAGATTTTGGCATAATATTGTTGGACCGAAAAAAAAGATTAAGAAATCCGATGCTGTAATTTGTGTTTCGGAGTCGACGGCGAATGATTTGATTAATAAATATGGTGTTTCTAAAGATAAAGTGCATGTTGTATATTCGGGCATAGAGAATAGACAACAGGAAACAGAAAACAGGAAACTAGATATTAAAAATAAATATAATTTGTCGGATAATTTTGTGTTGTTTCTTGGAGCAATGGAGCCAAGGAAAAATATTGTGGGATTGATTGAAGCCTTTGAGTTACTTAAAAAACAAGAAAACAATAAAACAAAAAAACAAACTGACTACAAATTACAAATAACAAATAATTTTCAAAATTTGAAACTTGTTGTTGCTGGTTCTTCTGGCTGGTTAGAAAAAAGAGTGAATAAAATTTATGAGCAAAGTAAATTTAAAAATGATATAATGTTTTTAGGATATGTTGATGAAAAAGATAAATCTGCTTTGTACAGTTTAGCAAAATTGTTTGTTTATCCGTCTTTTTATGAAGGATTTGGTTTTCCGCCCCTTGAAGCAATGGCTTGCAATTGTCCAGTTGTAACTTCTAATGTTGGATCATTATCTGAAGTTTGTGAAAAAGCAGCGATTTTAGTTGATCCATATAATGTTAATGAAATCTTTGAAGCAATGAAGCAAGGACTTTCTGATGAAAAGTTGCGTAAATATTTGATTGCTGAAGGGCAAAAACAAGTTGTTAAGTTTAATTGGCAGAATTGTGCGAGGGAGACGCTTAAGGTATTCGAAATGTTAAATAGTTGA
- a CDS encoding glycosyltransferase family 1 protein yields MRIAIDARFFGPFGKGLGRYTEKLIKYLEKVDQKNDYTIFLRKENFDYYIVENKNFKKELADFKWYTLNEQRNMPKVLKKGNFDLVHFPHFNVPLFYKGDFVVTIHDLILLDFPTKRTTTLGPIKYALKNMAYKKVISSAVKKAKKVITVSEYTKKRLIEHFDLDDDKIVVTYEACEKIHPEKEVINKDFLRMHKIEKNYLLYVGNAYPHKNLERLLKVFKNLRKDNFDYQLVLVGKNDYFYQRLQDLAKELGLLDSNQVVFYGFAKDSDLATLYQNASLYVFPSFIEGFGLPPLEAMSYGLPVVTSKTSCLPEILGDAAQYFDPKIEKDIADVILNVINDNILKEEMKSKGLEQVKKYSWERCAKETLDVYESL; encoded by the coding sequence ATGCGAATTGCAATTGACGCTCGTTTCTTTGGTCCCTTTGGAAAAGGCCTTGGGCGTTATACTGAAAAATTAATAAAATATTTAGAAAAAGTTGATCAGAAAAATGATTATACTATTTTTTTGCGTAAAGAAAATTTTGATTATTATATAGTTGAAAACAAAAATTTTAAAAAAGAATTGGCTGATTTTAAATGGTATACATTAAATGAGCAAAGAAATATGCCAAAAGTTTTGAAAAAAGGTAATTTTGATTTAGTCCATTTTCCGCATTTTAATGTTCCATTATTTTATAAAGGCGATTTTGTAGTAACAATTCATGATTTGATTCTGCTTGATTTTCCAACAAAAAGAACAACTACGCTTGGACCGATAAAATATGCCTTAAAAAATATGGCTTATAAAAAAGTTATTAGCTCTGCAGTTAAAAAAGCAAAAAAAGTAATAACAGTTTCCGAATATACTAAAAAAAGATTAATAGAGCATTTTGATTTAGATGATGATAAAATTGTGGTAACATATGAAGCTTGCGAGAAAATTCATCCAGAAAAAGAAGTGATAAATAAAGATTTTTTAAGAATGCATAAGATTGAAAAGAATTATCTATTGTATGTTGGCAATGCATATCCGCATAAAAATCTTGAAAGATTATTGAAAGTTTTTAAAAATTTAAGAAAAGATAATTTTGATTATCAGCTTGTTTTAGTTGGAAAAAATGATTATTTTTATCAAAGATTACAAGATTTAGCAAAAGAGTTAGGATTGCTAGATTCTAACCAAGTTGTTTTTTATGGTTTTGCTAAAGATAGCGATCTTGCTACTTTATATCAAAATGCATCTTTATATGTTTTTCCATCTTTTATTGAGGGTTTTGGTTTGCCACCTCTTGAAGCAATGAGCTATGGTTTGCCAGTTGTAACTTCAAAAACTTCTTGTTTGCCAGAAATTTTGGGAGATGCAGCGCAATATTTTGATCCAAAAATAGAGAAAGATATTGCTGATGTCATTTTAAATGTTATTAATGATAATATTTTAAAGGAAGAAATGAAGAGTAAGGGCTTAGAGCAAGTGAAAAAATATAGTTGGGAAAGATGTGCAAAAGAAACGTTAGATGTGTACGAGAGTTTATAA